The genomic DNA ACTTAGGCCGCAATCCTTGTGAGCTTGTTGACCCACCTAAACCACGTAAAAGGCTCATGCGCACGCTAACGCCTAGTGAGCTTGAAATACTGCTGGAGAACGCTTCGAGTAATCAATTCTATCCCGTAATCTATACCGCCGTGAGCACCGGACTTCGCCAGACTGAATTACTTGGTTTAATGTGGCGCTCAATTGACCTCGATTATCTCTCAATATCAGTTAGCCAGGTGCTATACAAGCGTCGGGGTGTCTGTCAGTTTAATGAGCCTAAAACAAGCCATAGCCGCCGCGGCGTGAGTATGACGCCTAAGTTAGCCCTCTTTTTGAGGGAATACAAGCTGGAACGTGAATGCCTATACCAGCAGCTAGGAAAAGAACTTACCCTGGACAGCCTTGTTTTTGCCAACGCCGAAGGCAAGCCGCTAGACCCTGGTGTGCTAACTCATAACTTCGCCAGGATAGCAAAACGGGCCGGCCTGGAGAATGTCCGCTTCCACGATTTAAGGCATACCTTCGCAAGTCTTATGCTACTTCGTAAAGCAAAGCCAAAGGTTATCAGTGAGGCGCTAGGCCATGCGAGCGTTGCCTTTACAATGGATACCTACAGCCATATAATTGAGGGGATGCAAGAGGATGCTATGGCGTTACTGGACGAAGTGCTACCGGCCGGGGTCAACAAATATTCTGTCGCCTTTTTGTCGCCAACCTTAGGGTAATGAGCGCCAGAACATAGCAATTTAGCCTCAAGTCCCTGTAGCTCAGCTGGATAGAGCGGCTGCCTTCTAAGCAGCGGGTCGCAGGTTCGAATCCTGCCAGGGACGCCACAGACCCGGTTCACCCCCAAGGCATACTCGCAATCAATGATGGGCACGCCACATGTAGTCGGGAGAGACAGGGAGCAATGCAGTGACAGTAAAGGTCCTCTTTGATACGGATATCGGCTCCGATATTGATGACGCCGTCTGCCTGGCATATCTTCTTGCCCAGCCGGAATGCGAACTCCTGGGCATAACCACGGTTACCGGTGAAGCCGACCGGCGGGCCATGCTGGCAAGCGTCCTCTGCAAAGTCGCCGGGAAGGAAGTCCCCATCTATCCCGGCTGTGAGGAACCCCTGCTCATTCCTCAGAAACAGAAACAGGCACCGCAGGCCGTCGCCCTCCAGAAATGGGAGCATGACAGCGAGTTCCCCCGGGGGCAGGCCGTAGAGTTCCTGCGACGGACAATCCGCGAACACCCCGGGGAGGTCATTCTGCTCAGCGTTGGCCCACTAACCAATATCGGCCTCCTCTTCAAGTTAGACCCTGATATTCCCTCTCTCCTCAAAGGCCTGGTGATGATGTGTGGGTCGTTCAGTAATCTACGGGCCGGTATCCCGCGCAGAGAGTGGAACGCTATCTGCGACCCCCACGCGCTGGCAATAGTGTACCAGGCAACCACGGGCATACACCGCTCTATCGGACTTGATGTAACCCGCCAGGTTACCATGCCTGTACAGCAGTTCCGGGAACGGCTTACACACGAACTGCACCGGCCCGTACTGGACTTCGCAGAGGTATGGTTTCAGGGAAGAGATATCGTCACCTTTCATGACCCTCTGGCAGCGACGACCATCTTTGACGACGGCATCTGCGGATTTGAGAAAGGGACCGTAGAGGTAGAGCTTGCCAGTCCGGGACTGGCGGGAATGACGCTCTGGACACCGGACGACACCGGAAAGCATGAGGTAGCCCTGCAGGTGGACAGCGCGCGGTTCTTCGAGCACTACTTCTCCGTGTTTAAGTAGCCGGCAGGTACAGCGGAGATATACGGCAGTGGGACGAGTACTGGTCTTCGGCAGCATCAATACTGACCTTGTTACCTACGTCGATACCCTGCCTGTGCCGGGAGAGACGGTGACCGGTGGCGGCTTTGAGACCTTCCCCGGTGGCAAGGGCGCCAACCAGGCAGTGGCCGCGGCACGGGCAGGAGCAGCCGTCGAGATGTACGGCTGCGTGGGTGATGATGCCCCCGGCCGCGATAGACTGGACAGCCTGGAAGAAGCGGGTATATCCACGCGGAATGTCACCGTGAAGAAGGGTACCCATTCCGGCATCGCCCAGATAATCGTGGACAGGCGTGGGGAAAACGTCATCGCCGTGGCTCCCGGAGCGAACTTTCTCTTCGACCCTGGGGACGTTGCCTTTCCAGAGCATTCCCCGGACGAAAAGGTGGTATCCCTCTTCCAGAACGAAGTACCGCAGGCAAGCACCGAAGCCATTATCCGGGAATGTAAGCAACGCAGGATGACGGTACTGTGGAACATGGCCCCGGCCTGCCAGGAAAGACCGTCTGCAGAAACACTTCGGGCTGTGGAATATCTTATCTGCAATCAGCCTGAACTGAGGGCCATAGTCGGCGACGGCGAGAACGAAGTGCTGGCCAACGAGTTGCTGCGCTGGGGGGTTGCCAACGTCCTGGTAACCCTTGGCGAAAAGGGGGCGCTACTCGTCACCAGCCGGGATACATACCGCCAGAAAGCCTTCCCCGTCAGCGTCGTCGATACCGTTGGGACGGGCGACTGCTTCTGCGGGGTCTTCGCCTGTAGCCTGTCTTTCGGCATGCCGGTGAAAGAGGCATTACGAAGGGCATCTGCGGCAGCGGCGTTATCAGCCGGTGTCAGAGGAGCACAGACCTCGATGCCCACCGCCGCCGAGGTGGACAGGTTTCTCTCAGCTTCGGACAGTGTGTGATAACGATACGGCCACTCAAGGGAGGACAGAAGTAATGGCAACGTTTGAGGAACTGGCAGACCTTATCCGCAATGAGATTGTGCAGCGCCAGCAGGAAGGTTGCGATATCGAAACTATCGAGGAGCGGGTGGAGAAGGCATTACAGAGGAGCGACGGTCTGAAGGGAATGGACCTCTATGCCATCCTGAACGGCCTCGAAGGCCTGCAACCAAAGGAGTCGTTTCGCTACGTAGAACCGTGCACGCTGGAAGATATCCGGGCACAACGTCCGGACGGTCCGCGACGTATGGAGTGCGACCTCACCGATGCACAGGCGTTCGACCGCATTCACGGGGCCTGGCTGGGCCGGGCAGCAGGCTGCATCCTGGGAAAACCTGTCGAGGGCTGGAAGAAGGAACGGATTGACAGCTACCTGCG from Dehalococcoidales bacterium includes the following:
- a CDS encoding ribokinase; amino-acid sequence: MGRVLVFGSINTDLVTYVDTLPVPGETVTGGGFETFPGGKGANQAVAAARAGAAVEMYGCVGDDAPGRDRLDSLEEAGISTRNVTVKKGTHSGIAQIIVDRRGENVIAVAPGANFLFDPGDVAFPEHSPDEKVVSLFQNEVPQASTEAIIRECKQRRMTVLWNMAPACQERPSAETLRAVEYLICNQPELRAIVGDGENEVLANELLRWGVANVLVTLGEKGALLVTSRDTYRQKAFPVSVVDTVGTGDCFCGVFACSLSFGMPVKEALRRASAAAALSAGVRGAQTSMPTAAEVDRFLSASDSV
- a CDS encoding site-specific integrase, with the protein product MKGHIRKKGERSWQITLDTGTGPDGKRRRYFETIHSTRKSDAQKRLNELLVSVEKGLYAPPGRLTLAEHLKNWLDGYVRVNCSIRTLDAVQSIVEHHLIPTLGHTQLKHLHPQAIQAYYGKACEHLSARTVHYHHRILNQSLKYAVRQGYLGRNPCELVDPPKPRKRLMRTLTPSELEILLENASSNQFYPVIYTAVSTGLRQTELLGLMWRSIDLDYLSISVSQVLYKRRGVCQFNEPKTSHSRRGVSMTPKLALFLREYKLERECLYQQLGKELTLDSLVFANAEGKPLDPGVLTHNFARIAKRAGLENVRFHDLRHTFASLMLLRKAKPKVISEALGHASVAFTMDTYSHIIEGMQEDAMALLDEVLPAGVNKYSVAFLSPTLG
- a CDS encoding nucleoside hydrolase, giving the protein MTVKVLFDTDIGSDIDDAVCLAYLLAQPECELLGITTVTGEADRRAMLASVLCKVAGKEVPIYPGCEEPLLIPQKQKQAPQAVALQKWEHDSEFPRGQAVEFLRRTIREHPGEVILLSVGPLTNIGLLFKLDPDIPSLLKGLVMMCGSFSNLRAGIPRREWNAICDPHALAIVYQATTGIHRSIGLDVTRQVTMPVQQFRERLTHELHRPVLDFAEVWFQGRDIVTFHDPLAATTIFDDGICGFEKGTVEVELASPGLAGMTLWTPDDTGKHEVALQVDSARFFEHYFSVFK